A single region of the Eulemur rufifrons isolate Redbay chromosome 8, OSU_ERuf_1, whole genome shotgun sequence genome encodes:
- the RIT1 gene encoding GTP-binding protein Rit1, producing MDSGTRPVGSSPAGLSREYKLVMLGAGGVGKSAMTMQFISHRFPEDHDPTIEDAYKIRIRIDDEPANLDILDTAGQAEFTAMRDQYMRAGEGFIICYSITDRRSFHEVREFKQLIYRVRRTDDTPVVLVGNKSDLKELRQVTKEEGLALAREFSCPFFETSAAYRYYIDDVFHALVREIRRKEKEAVLAIEKKSKPKNSVWKRLKSPFRKKKDSVT from the exons ATGGATTCTGGAACTCGCCCAGTTGGTAGCAGCCCTGCAGGGCTCTCACGGGAATACAAACTAGTGATGCTGGGTGCCGGTGGTGTGGGGAAGAGTG CCATGACCATGCAGTTCATCAGCCACCGATTCCCAGAAGATCATGACCCCACCATTG AAGATGCTTATAAGATCCGGATCCGTATTGATGATGAGCCTGCCAATCTGGACATTTTGGATACAGCTGGACAG GCAGAGTTTACAGCCATGCGGGACCAGTAtatgagggcaggagaagggttTATCATCTGTTATTCTATCACTGATCGTCGAAGTTTCCATGAAGTTCGTGAGTTTAAACAGCTTATTTATCGAGTTCGACGTACTGATGATACACCTGTGGTTCTTGTGGGAAACAAGTCTGACTTAAAAGAGCTAAGACAG GTCACCAAGGAAGAAGGATTGGCTTTGGCCCGAGAATTCAGCTGTCCCTTTTTTGAGACATCTGCTGCATACCGCTACTACATCGATGATGTTTTCCATGCCCTTGTCCGGGAGATAcgtagaaaagaaaaggaggcagTACTGGCCATAGAGAAAAAATCTAAGCCCAAAAACAGTGTATGGAAGAGGCTAAAATCACCATTCCGGAAGAAGAAAGATTCAGTAACTTGA